From the genome of Gammaproteobacteria bacterium:
CGGCGCCGACGGTCTTTTGGGTTCTTCTGCCGAGGGGGTCGTATTTGAAGCTGGCGGGAGTTCCTCCCGTAATGCCGGTGAGGCGATTGCGGGCATCCCAGGCGTAGGTCTTGCTGCCGTCGCTCAGGAGGTTGCCGTTGGCGTCATAGCTTAGGGCCTGGGCGCCCCAAGCGGTGAGCTGGTGGTTGGCGTTGTGGGTGGCGCTGGCGAGTGCTGCGGGGAGGCCGGCGCCGGCCAGTGTCCCCGTGGCGCCGGTGCGCCGGCCGAGGGTGTCGTAGCTGTAGAGCAGGGTGCCGAGGCTGGTGGCGCCTTTGGTATAGCTGAGACCGGTGAGCTGGTTGGCAGGGTCGTGGCTGTAGTTCGTTACGATGCCGTTGGGGAGGGTGAGGCTGGTTCTGCGGCTGGCCGCGTCATAGGTATGGAGTGTGCTGGTCGTGCCTTGAGTGATTTGGGTGAGCCGCGAGGCGTTGTCATAGGTATAGGTGACCGCGGGCTGGCCGGTGACGGTGAGGGCGGTGCGCCGACTGGCCGTGTCGTAGCTGTAGCTGATCGTGCCTTGCGGGGTGGTTTCGCTGAGCAGGCGGTTGAGGCCGTCATAGCTGCGGGTGATGGCGCCGCTTTGGCTGTCGTTGAGGGCGGTGAGGCGGTCGCCGGCGTCATAGGTGTAGGTGGTGGTGCTGGCATCGGCGAAGCTTGTCTGGGTGCGCCGGTTGCGGGCGTCGTAGGTGTAGTTGGTGATTTGGCCCTTGCGATCGGTGGAGCGGGTGAGGTTGCCGTTGCCGTCGTATTGATAGGTCTCGGTCTTCAAGAGCGGATCGGTCTGGCTGGCAAGGCGGTTGCGGGCGTCGTAGGTGTATTGGGTGACGCTGGCTTTGGGATCGGTGACCTTGAGGAGGTTGCTGTTACCGTCGTAGCTGAGCGTGGTGCTCTGGTTTAGGGGGTCGGTGATCGTGACCGGGCGGTCGAGGCTGTCGTAGGTATAGAGTGTTTTATTGCCCTGGGGATCGGTGACGCCGGCGGTGCGGCCGAGGAGGTCGGTGAAATAGGTGGTGGTGCGGTTCAGGGGGTCGTTAACGCTGCGCAAATCGCTGAGGTCGTAACTGAAGGTGGTGATCTGATTGAGCGGGTCGGTGACGGTGAGTACCTGGCCGGCGCTGTTGTAGGTGAATTTGCTAAGGTTGCCGAGCAGGTCTTGAAGCTGGGTGAGCCGGCCCAGGCTGTCGTAGCTGTAGGTGGTGGTGTGGCCCAAGGGATTCTTGGACGTGGCAAGCTGGTTGTAGTCGGCGGTGTAGGTGTAGCTGTCGGTGACGGCGCTCGCGGTGCCGGCCAGGCGGGTGACGGAGGTGGTGTTGCCTTGGGCGTCGTAGGTGTAGGCGGTGTTGCGGCCCAGGGTGTCGGTACGCGTGAGTAGCAGGCCACTGTTGTTGTCCCGCGTGAAAGTGTAGCTCTGTTGCTCGGGGCGGCCTAGGGCATAGGTCTCGCTGGCCGGGAAGCCGGTACTATGAAAGGTGATGCGGCGCACGAAGCCGCGCGGGTCGGTGACATCGGTCTGGGTGACCTTACCGGCGGTATCGGTGACATAGCTGAACAGATAAATCCCGCCATCGGCCAAGGTTTGCTTAGCGACCCGCCCGTTGGCGTCATAGACGTTGGTGACCATGATGTTGCCGCGACGGTCTTTCACGGTGAGCATGCGGCCGGCCGTGTCGTAGGTGTACTCCTCGAAGGTGGCGTCGGGATAGGTAGCCTTGGCGAGATAGCCGGCGGTGGTGTAGGCGTATGTCCAGGTGCGTCCAGTCAGGTCTTAGATCTGGGTGATGCGGTTGCTCAGATCATAGGTGAAGTCCAGGTAACGGCCGCTGGACGTGGTGATGCGCTGAATCTGGCCGCCGTTGCGGGTGATCGTCAAACGGTTGCCGAAGCGGTCGCGGATGCTATTGAGTAGTCCCGTATAGGGGCTGAACTCATAGATAGTGCCGTCTTTGAGGGTTAACACCCATCTTTCTCCATTGATGGGATCGTAGGGTGCCGTGAGCCGGGCGCCATAAAATCGGGTCGGCGAGGAGGTGTGTTCCCATACATAGTTGTCATGTAACGATGTCCCACCGGTACGCGGGAAGTCAATGAGCGCCCCGTCAGGAAGAATGAGCTGCTGCTTGTCGTAGGTGCCTGGCGTGGCATTACGAAGGTACATTGCATAATTGTGCGAGGTGCCGATGCCGAAAGGGCGGACGATTGTGTCGCCCGGGCGGTAGGTGCGACTCAGGGCAAAAGGCAGCACATCCGACAGCTCGACATCGGTACGTTCATGCAGAAACAGGCCGGTCAGGCAGTCTACTGGATCACCACCCCGAGCGGGACCCCCCCCGCCACCACCTCCTCCTCCACCACCTCCTCCTCCACCACAGTGGGCGGGGGAAGGAAAGGGCGGCGGTGGCCCGTTGGCTAAACTGTGCCCGGCCGCCATGTGCTCGTGCAGGCCAACACCAGGATCTGGCTTAATGTGCTGACCATCGGCGCTGACGTGGGCCGTGCCATAGACGAACCACCCGCGCTGGCGTGGATCGTAGAGCCAGAAATTATGTCGCGTACCCACTGGGTCGTTGGTGTAGTTCGGGTAGACAATACGTACACCCGGCGAAGTGTTCGGATCTAGCTCGTGTATCGTGGCACCGCCTGGGTGAATCATGAAGTACATCGGGAAATTGTCCGGTGTCGGAAACGGCGCTCGATCAAGCGGCACCGGGACAAGGGCAAAGCGTGTAAGGATGTTGCCTTGCCGGTCGCGCAGTACCGTGCCCTTGGGGAGACGGACTTCAAGTCCTGGAAGATCGGGATGGGTGGCGATGACCTCGCTGGTGGTGGGCGAGGGAATGTCTATCCAGTCCTTAGCACGAATACGCGGTAGATACAGGGCATAAGAAAGCTCCGTAACCCGGCCTTCCTTGACATCTACGCCCACGACAAACTGGGCGTACTTTTGGCCCCCTTTACCGGCCGTCAAGCCATCTACGATTAGCTCATGACGGCCTGTAGGTACACCGGTGAGGGTAAAGCGGCCATTGGCGTCGGTAAGGGTCGAGAGAGCACCGAGCGAAACCGTTACATTCGCCAATGGTTTATCATTCAGACGCAGTACTGTCCCGGCAACACCGGTCTCGCCGGTGTTTTCTGAAACAGCACTGTTTTGACTCGGGACCGGATGCCGCTTGCGCAGATCTTTAATGTGATCTCGAATGTCTTCATCGTTATCCAGCATAGCGCGGACAAAGTCCGGCAGCGGTTTGCCGGTGCGCCAGCGCCCCCCCTTGTGTTGCTCGCCAGGTTTGAAATCTTCATCATCGTCGGCGGCGGCAGGTGTTTTGTCCGCGCCTTGCGCAGTGACGTGTGTCTTATCTGTTTTCCCCGAACCGGCTTCGGTGTTGTGGCTATCTGTTGCTGTGGAAAACGAGCTTGAGGAGGATTGGCCATTGGTGAGTGTGCTGGTTTCGCTATTCTGTATCTCGCTGTGATCGGTAGCTGCTTGCTGAACATCGCTGCCGAGGCTTGCGGTGCGGAAGTTGAAGGTGGTAAAGGGAACCGGTGCAGCATTGTTATCTGCGGCGCCCTTCACAAACAATGTGTACCATGAGGCCGGCCACAGGTCGCTCTTCGGCGCGATAAAGGCCAGCCTGCCTCCCTCGGCGGCGATCACCCGAATAGCTGTCACGCCCGAAGGGCCGATCAAGGTGACGGTGCTGTCGTTAAGCGTTGCCGGGTCGAGCGGTTTGGAAAAGCGTAAAGCAATCACGCCATCCACGGGGAAGTCCTGCGCCTCGGCGGTGGGGATGGAGCCGGTTAAGCTTGGCGGTGCGCTGGTTTTGGTTGCGGTTGCGGCGGCGTCCGCGCCATTCACGAAACGATTTTGCTCGGGATCGAACAAGGCCGCCGTGCTCAATGCATGACCTGCGGCGTCCACACCCCCCTCGATCAAGACCCGGCCGTCGGCGAGCAGTTGCGCGGAATGGCTTGTCCGCGCTGGCCCGCTAAGCTTTGCTACCTCTCCGGTCCGCGAGTTCCAGAATTCCGCCTGGTTAAGCACGTTATGCTGTGCATCATGGCCGCCGACAATCAGCACGCGGCCATCGGTAAGCAGCGTGGCGGTATGGCCTACGCGCGGCAATAGATTGACCGTGAGTTTCTCGAAGGTATTAGTGGAGAGGTTGAAGCGCTCCGCACTCGGCACTATTTTGCCGTTCGCATCCGTACCGCCCAAAATCAATACCGAACCGTCGGACAACACCGTGGCGGTGTGATCTCTACGAGGGAAATTGGGGGCGGTGCGTTGAGGGCTTGACTTATCGAACGAGGAGATGACAGCCGCTACCTGGATGGAGTTTGAGCGGTTGGATGTTGCACTGTCCACAACACTCGAGGTGGAAGCTAGCAGCACTGAGGCCAAAAGTGCATCCATTGAATAGCGAAGTGCTGCTTTGATGGGGGTATTTCTTATCTTATGCTGCATGTCTTACTCCTGAATCTTATGGCAGCGTTATTGCGACTGAGGCGGCATTGTTGGTTTCATTGCTCTCCGTCACGTTACCGCTATCGGTGTTGGTGCCGCCAACCTGAGCGCCATGGCCATCCGCCTTGATAAATAACCGATAGGCCCCTGCGGTAGTGGTTGTGCTCGTCGTGTAGGTGACCGTGACCGTGTAGCTCGCGCCGGGGGCAACATCGGTGTTGCGATAGTTGTAGCCGGAGAGATTGAGATCGGCATTGTCGAGGGTGGCGTCGGCCGACAAGTAGGCCAGATCGAACCAGTATGATTTGGCGGCAATGCTGCCCTGGTTAGTGACGGTGAAGGTGACGGGAATACTGTAGGAACTGTTTGCGTTTTTTACGATGCCCCCAATGGTTACACTGCTCACCGTGAGATCAGCCTTAGTAGGTAAGGTCAAGGTCAGGGCCTGTACATTATTGACCTCATTGCCTTCTGCCAAATAGCCAGTGTTGGTGTTGGCGCCGCCCACTTGAGTACCGTGACCGTCGGCTTTGATGAACAGGGTATAGTTGCCGGGAGCTGTGGTGCTCAGAGTCCGGTGGGTGACCGTGACCGTATAGCTTGCGCCGGGGGCAACATCGGTGTTGCGATAGTTGTAGCCGGAGAGATTTTGATCCGCGTTGTCGAGGGTGGCATCCGCCGATAAGTAGGCCATGTCAAACCAAACTGCCTTCGCGGTGACATTGCCCTGATTGGTGACGGTGAAGGTGACCGGGATGTTGTAGGAGCCGTCTTGGTTGGCGGTGAGGGCGCCGAGTGTGGCGCCGCTCAGCACCAGATCAGTCGCACCAAGCTTCACCTGCATCGTAGCGGTGGCTCCGTAGTAGGGATCAATCAACACCGTGTAGGTGCCGGTGACCGGCAGGTTGCTGAGATTGAGAAATCCCCCGCCCGGGCTGCTCGCTGTGGTCGAGCTGAGGGTTGTGCCATCCGGTTTATAGACGGTGAGGGCTATCGGTTTACCCGCGGGGACGGTGCTGAGGCCCGCGACTTCGATCCCGACATTGCTCCCG
Proteins encoded in this window:
- a CDS encoding RHS repeat protein, whose amino-acid sequence is MLTVKDRRGNIMVTNVYDANGRVAKQTLADGGIYLFSYVTDTAGKVTQTDVTDPRGFVRRITFHSTGFPASETYALGRPEQQSYTFTRDNNSGLLLTRTDTLGRNTAYTYDAQGNTTSVTRLAGTASAVTDSYTYTADYNQLATSKNPLGHTTTYSYDSLGRLTQLQDLLGNLSKFTYNSAGQVLTVTDPLNQITTFSYDLSDLRSVNDPLNRTTTYFTDLLGRTAGVTDPQGNKTLYTYDSLDRPVTITDPLNQSTTLSYDGNSNLLKVTDPKASVTQYTYDARNRLASQTDPLLKTETYQYDGNGNLTRSTDRKGQITNYTYDARNRRTQTSFADASTTTYTYDAGDRLTALNDSQSGAITRSYDGLNRLLSETTPQGTISYSYDTASRRTALTVTGQPAVTYTYDNASRLTQITQGTTSTLHTYDAASRRTSLTLPNGIVTNYSHDPANQLTGLSYTKGATSLGTLLYSYDTLGRRTGATGTLAGAGLPAALASATHNANHQLTAWGAQALSYDANGNLLSDGSKTYAWDARNRLTGITGGTPASFKYDPLGRRTQKTVGAATTQFLYDGLNPVQEILPGSGATTPTDTVWVDDSLPAGATPNAVTTYDEPWTWVSSNPAPYSGTLAHQSKLQGSFHQHYFSNATATLSVGAGDTLYAHVYLDPANPPSEVMLQWQDSSGSFEHRAYWGANSIAGGVNGTNSRRYMGALPAKGQW
- a CDS encoding Ig-like domain-containing protein translates to MQHKIRNTPIKAALRYSMDALLASVLLASTSSVVDSATSNRSNSIQVAAVISSFDKSSPQRTAPNFPRRDHTATVLSDGSVLILGGTDANGKIVPSAERFNLSTNTFEKLTVNLLPRVGHTATLLTDGRVLIVGGHDAQHNVLNQAEFWNSRTGEVAKLSGPARTSHSAQLLADGRVLIEGGVDAAGHALSTAALFDPEQNRFVNGADAAATATKTSAPPSLTGSIPTAEAQDFPVDGVIALRFSKPLDPATLNDSTVTLIGPSGVTAIRVIAAEGGRLAFIAPKSDLWPASWYTLFVKGAADNNAAPVPFTTFNFRTASLGSDVQQAATDHSEIQNSETSTLTNGQSSSSSFSTATDSHNTEAGSGKTDKTHVTAQGADKTPAAADDDEDFKPGEQHKGGRWRTGKPLPDFVRAMLDNDEDIRDHIKDLRKRHPVPSQNSAVSENTGETGVAGTVLRLNDKPLANVTVSLGALSTLTDANGRFTLTGVPTGRHELIVDGLTAGKGGQKYAQFVVGVDVKEGRVTELSYALYLPRIRAKDWIDIPSPTTSEVIATHPDLPGLEVRLPKGTVLRDRQGNILTRFALVPVPLDRAPFPTPDNFPMYFMIHPGGATIHELDPNTSPGVRIVYPNYTNDPVGTRHNFWLYDPRQRGWFVYGTAHVSADGQHIKPDPGVGLHEHMAAGHSLANGPPPPFPSPAHCGGGGGGGGGGGGGGGPARGGDPVDCLTGLFLHERTDVELSDVLPFALSRTYRPGDTIVRPFGIGTSHNYAMYLRNATPGTYDKQQLILPDGALIDFPRTGGTSLHDNYVWEHTSSPTRFYGARLTAPYDPINGERWVLTLKDGTIYEFSPYTGLLNSIRDRFGNRLTITRNGGQIQRITTSSGRYLDFTYDLSNRITQI